The genomic region AATGTCTATAATATAGAGGAAAGGAGTGATTTTTGTATGTATAATTTTAATGAAATTTGGCAAAACTGTCTTACTATTATGGAACAAAAAGAAATAGTAAAAGATAAGATTTGTTTTGATACATATTTTAAAGGATCTACCTTGGAATCTATTGAAAATAATGTAGCTACACTATCTACATTAATGTCTTTTAATATTGATACTATTATGGTTTATAAATTAGAAATTGAATCTATTCTTTCTTCTATTGTTAATGAGACAATAGAATTAAGAGTGGTGACTGAAGATGATTATTTAGAAGAAAAAAAGGCATCAGAACATAAAAATATGCCTTTTAAAGATAATATTAATATTGATCAAACTTTTGAAAGTTTTGTTGTTGGTAGTTCAAATCGGATGGCACAAAATGCTGCTTCTATTGTTTCTACAAATCCAGGAGCAAACTTTAATCCATTATTTTTATATAGTAATCCAGGGTTAGGTAAGACCCATTTATTACATTCTATTGGTAATTATGCTAAAAAATGTAATTCTAATTTAGTAATTCGATATATAACATCAAAAGAATTTGTTGATGAAATTATTGAAGGAATGAAATATCGTAATTTAGATGATATTTATGAAAAATATAATCAAATTGATATTCTATTAATTGATGATATTCAATTTTTATTTGGTAAAGAAAAAAGTAGTGAAATTTTCTTCCATATATTTAATAATATTATTAATAATAACAAACAAATAGTAATAACTTCTGATAAAAAACCAGAAGAATTACAAGGAATAGAAGATCGATTAATAAGTCGTTTTCAATCTGGATTAAGTTTTGGTATTGATCCACCTGAATTTGAAACTGCTAGAGCAATCTTAGAAAAGAAAATAGAAAATCTTGATAATCCTCAATTAGTTATTCAAGATGATGTTATTGATTTTATGGCTTCTAATTATTGTAATGATATTCGTAATTTAGAAGGATCTTTAAAAAGATTATTCTTTTGTAGTATTATGCAAGGAATTAATGTTATTGATATGAA from Tannockella kyphosi harbors:
- the dnaA gene encoding chromosomal replication initiator protein DnaA is translated as MYNFNEIWQNCLTIMEQKEIVKDKICFDTYFKGSTLESIENNVATLSTLMSFNIDTIMVYKLEIESILSSIVNETIELRVVTEDDYLEEKKASEHKNMPFKDNINIDQTFESFVVGSSNRMAQNAASIVSTNPGANFNPLFLYSNPGLGKTHLLHSIGNYAKKCNSNLVIRYITSKEFVDEIIEGMKYRNLDDIYEKYNQIDILLIDDIQFLFGKEKSSEIFFHIFNNIINNNKQIVITSDKKPEELQGIEDRLISRFQSGLSFGIDPPEFETARAILEKKIENLDNPQLVIQDDVIDFMASNYCNDIRNLEGSLKRLFFCSIMQGINVIDMNFIFDAFRDDNSIKNPTSTVTKDIILKTTADFYYLSVTQLISKNKTQKLTTPREISMFLMRDLLDITFAEIGSTYSGRDHSTIMKACARVEKKMKNDKDYKLAVTKLKEKLGTS